CTTCTTCATCCCAGCAGGAAGCGAACCAGTCGATGTGTTTTTCGCGGCAGTACCGGTCGATTTCAGCATAGTCTTCCAGGCTGAATTCCACCTTGTACCGATAGTCAATGTAGGTCATCCGACCCCAGGGGGTATCCCGTTCGATATGCCACTGATCGCGGGGCACACAGAGTTCGGGGGTGCGTTTCTGAAATTTAACGGCATCGCATCCGGCCAGTTTGGCCCCATCGATGAGTTTCTTGGCAATTTCGAGTGAACCGTTGTGATTGATCCCGATTTCGGCGATGATGTACACCGGCTGCCGGTCTCCAACCTGACGGTTTCCGATTTTTATTGAGGCTTGTCGCATGAAGTCTACCTTTTTTTTTAAATTTCTTGCCGCAGCCCGATGAGCCACTCGGCGAAATCCCTGAAAGCCCCGTTTCCTGCCGGAGCTGTTGTGTGAAAATGGACCAGCGGTTTAATCACCGGCATGGCATCGGCCGGGCAGGCGGTGATACCAACAGGGGAAATCCGGTTGATGATGTCAATGTCGTTCACGTCATCGCCGATATAGGCAATTTCATGAATCCTGCAACCGGTTTCGGTCAGGATGGAATCGAGTAACGTGGCCTTGTCTTTCACCCCGAGGTAGAGAAATTTCATTTTCAGTTTCTGGGCGCGGGCTTTCACACTGCCCGAGGTTTCACCGGTGATGATGGCGGTTTCGATTCCGATGTTTCTTAACCGTTCGACCCCCATCCCATCCCGGATTGAAAACCGTTTCATCACTTCGCCGGCATCAGAGTAATAAACTCCGGTATCGGTCATGACACCATCGTTATCCGACAGGACCAGCCGGATGGCACGGGCCCGTTGTTTCAGTTCTTGTTCAGTCAGTTGTATCATTTTTTCCTCACCAGGC
The nucleotide sequence above comes from Bacteroidota bacterium. Encoded proteins:
- a CDS encoding HAD-IIIA family hydrolase — its product is MIQLTEQELKQRARAIRLVLSDNDGVMTDTGVYYSDAGEVMKRFSIRDGMGVERLRNIGIETAIITGETSGSVKARAQKLKMKFLYLGVKDKATLLDSILTETGCRIHEIAYIGDDVNDIDIINRISPVGITACPADAMPVIKPLVHFHTTAPAGNGAFRDFAEWLIGLRQEI